In one Drosophila albomicans strain 15112-1751.03 chromosome X, ASM965048v2, whole genome shotgun sequence genomic region, the following are encoded:
- the LOC117565226 gene encoding V-type proton ATPase subunit F gives MSTFTNNPLNKPLIEDVKEEEDHLEKPEETNVIRIGIIADTEVALGLLLVGIGYHHQKFRNYLMVENDTSLAEIEEFFHKLYKRPNIGIILLDYPTAKRLSPVLEKCKKLLPVVVILPTKASIVAYMEEKERLRRQRQREAYN, from the exons ATGAGCACCTTCACCAACAATCCCCTTAATAAGCCTCTCATAGAAGACGTAAAAGAAGAGGAGGATCATTTGGAAAAGCCCGAAGAGACGAATGTTATACGCATTGGCATCATCGCGGATACT GAAGTAGCGTTAGGCTTATTGCTTGTGGGCATTGGCTATCACCATCAGAAGTTTCGCAATTATCTAATGGTCGAAAATG ATACGTCGCTTGCGGAGATTGAAGAGTTCTTTCACAAGTTGTATAAACGTCCCAATATTGGGATTATACTATTGGATTATCCTACAGCCAAGCGCTTGAGTCCCGTTCTTGAAAAATGCAAGAAACTGCTGCCTGTCGTTGTCATTTTGCCCACAAAGGCATCGATTGTTGCCTACATGGAGGAAAAAGAGCGATTGCGGCGCCAACGCCAACGTGAAGCATACAATtga